Proteins from one Primulina huaijiensis isolate GDHJ02 chromosome 18, ASM1229523v2, whole genome shotgun sequence genomic window:
- the LOC140964984 gene encoding uncharacterized protein isoform X1 encodes MEPRRLRGHSAAATSCIASRLRPGIIATAGEDGFVCWFDLRCKDVLFKMDVANGIPVSSLCFKPGNEDIIYVSAGNEVKCFDLHMTDSLKQLECYNYNKDEINQIAFHSKSPFLAAADDTGDVKIIDIQQHCMFKTLRAGHKSICSTVQFLPWKNWEVISGGLDSKLVLWDFSKGRPNKIMDMGNKGDAGQCLNPAFIHGLAVPEVDMVDKVGKICAVAKGDGVVSILNIDTELMAPLKSKISVKPKLGTKSKSTSKDDEASGSQDQDGIDRGLHLDYSMGGHTAAVSSVTFSTFGEKGKFIISGGNDKSIKLWDWSKAYEDGLGNHGNQLLRLNINLKKKVNWLCTSPSDSENLVVCDTSSVVKVYTIRCISAEP; translated from the exons ATGGAACCAAGAAGATTGCGAGGCCACTCAGCTGCCGCCACTTCATGTATCGCTTCTCGCCTCCGCCCTGGAATTATAGCCACTGCCGGAGAG GATGGTTTCGTCTGCTGGTTTGATTTACGGTGCAAAGATGTGTTGTTTAAGATGGATGTAGCGAATGGAATTCCTGTTTCATCGTTATGTTTCAAACCAG GGAATGAAGATATCATCTATGTTTCTGCTGGCAATGAAGTCAAGTGTTTTGATCTGCATATG ACAGATTCATTGAAGCAACTTGAATGCTACAACTATAACAAGGATGAGATAAATCAG ATTGCTTTCCATTCAAAGTCGCCGTTCCTTGCTGCGGCAGATGATACTGGAGATGTGAAG ATCATTGACATCCAACAACACTGCATGTTCAAAACTCTAAGAGCTGGCCACAAGAGC ATTTGCAGCACTGTTCAGTTTCTTCCTTGGAAGAATTGGGAAG TCATATCTGGCGGTCTTGATTCGAAACTTGTGCTGTGGGACTTCTCCAAAGGACGACCGAATAAAATTATGGACATGG GCAATAAGGGTGATGCAGGACAGTGTCTAAACCCAGCTTTTATCCATGGTCTAGCAGTTCCTGAAGTAGACATGGTGGATAAAGTTGGAAAGATCTGTGCAGTGGCTAAGGGTGACGGTGTCGTCAGTATACTCAATATTGATACAGAGCTTATGGCCCcacttaaatccaaaatttCAGTAAAGCCTAAGCTAGGAACTAAATCTAAGTCAACATCAAAAGATGATGAAGCTTCTGGTTCCCAGGATCAAGATGGAATTGATAGAGGACTGCATTTAGACTACTCAATGGGCGGACACACTGCTGCTGTATCCTCCGT GACCTTTTCTACGTTTGGAGAGAAAGGGAAGTTTATCATTTCAGGTGGGAATGATAAGTCTATAAAGCTGTGGGATTGGTCAAAAGCTTACGAGGATGGTCTGGGTAACCATGGGAACCAACTTCTTCGCTTGAACATTAATCTGAAAAAAAAG GTCAATTGGCTCTGCACCAGTCCTTCTGATTCAGAAAACCTAGTTGTTTGCGACACATCCAGTGTAGTGAAGGTTTATACCATAAGGTGTATCAGTGCGGAGCCTTAG
- the LOC140964359 gene encoding shaggy-related protein kinase eta-like isoform X1 has product MADDNEMSAPVMGGNESVTGHIISTTIGGKNGEPKRTVSYMAERVVGTGSFGIVFQAKCLETGETVAIKKVLQDRRYKNRELQLMRTMDHPNIVSLKHCFYSTTIKNELFLNLVMEYVPESMFNVLKHYSNMNQRMPLIYVKLYTYQIFRGLAYMHSVAGVCHRDLKPQNVLVDPVTQQVKICDFGSAKALVAGEANIAYICSRFYRAPELIFGATEYSTSIDIWSAGCVLAELLLGQPLFPGENAVDQLVEIIKVLGTPTREEIRCMNPDYTDFRFPHIKAHPWHKVFQKRMPPEAIDLASRLLQYSPNLRCDALDACAHPFFDELREPNTRLPNGRPLPTLFNFKQELSSASPDLISKLIPDHVKRQMGLKFIVRGHDVR; this is encoded by the exons ATGGCCGACGATAAC GAGATGTCTGCTCCTGTAATGGGTGGGAATGAATCCGTCACTGGCCACATAATTTCCACAACCATTGGTGGCAAGAATGGAGAACCTAAGCGG ACAGTTAGTTATATGGCAGAGCGAGTTGTGGGGACAGGTTCATTTGGAATTGTATTTCAG GCAAAATGCCTTGAAACTGGGGAGACTGTGGCTATAAAGAAGGTTCTACAAGACAGAAGATACAAGAACCGTGAATTACAGTTAATGAGGACAATGGATCATCCTAATATTGTTTCCCTGAAGCATTGTTTCTATTCAACCACTATTAAAAACGAGCTATTTCTCAATTTAGTTATGGAATATGTTCCGGAATCAATGTTCAATGTTCTAAAGCATTACAGTAACATGAATCAGAGAATGCCACTTATTTATGTGAAGCTTTACACCTACCAA ATTTTCAGAGGGTTGGCATATATGCATTCTGTTGCTGGAGTATGCCATAGAGACTTGAAGCCACAAAATGTTCTG GTTGATCCTGTAACGCAGCAAGTGAAAATATGCGATTTTGGAAGTGCAAAAGCATTA GTGGCAGGCGAGGCAAATATAGCATACATATGTTCACGATTTTACCGTGCTCCTGAGCTAATTTTTGGTGCAACTGAATACAGTACATCCATTGATATTTGGTCAGCAGGTTGTGTACTCGCTGAGCTTCTTCTGGGCCAA CCTTTGTTTCCCGGGGAGAATGCTGTGGATCAGCTTGTGGAGATAATCAAG GTTCTTGGAACTCCAACAAGGGAGGAAATTCGTTGTATGAATCCAGATTATACTGATTTTAGATTCCCACATATAAAGGCGCACCCTTGGCACAAG GTTTTTCAAAAACGAATGCCTCCAGAAGCAATAGACCTTGCCTCCAGGTTGCTGCAATACTCTCCAAATCTCCGTTGCGATGCA CTAGATGCATGTGCACATCCATTCTTTGACGAGCTTCGAGAACCCAACACTCGATTACCAAATGGTCGGCCCCTACCAACTTTGTTTAACTTCAAACAAGAG ctgtcTAGTGCTTCACCCGATCTCATTAGCAAGCTGATACCCGACCATGTGAAAAGACAAATGGGTTTGAAGTTCATCGTACGAGGGCACGATGTGAGATAG
- the LOC140964984 gene encoding uncharacterized protein isoform X2, which translates to MEPRRLRGHSAAATSCIASRLRPGIIATAGEDGFVCWFDLRCKDVLFKMDVANGIPVSSLCFKPGNEDIIYVSAGNEVKCFDLHMTDSLKQLECYNYNKDEINQIAFHSKSPFLAAADDTGDVKIIDIQQHCMFKTLRAGHKSICSTVQFLPWKNWEVISGGLDSKLVLWDFSKGRPNKIMDMGNKGDAGQCLNPAFIHGLAVPEVDMVDKVGKICAVAKGDGVVSILNIDTELMAPLKSKMGGHTAAVSSVTFSTFGEKGKFIISGGNDKSIKLWDWSKAYEDGLGNHGNQLLRLNINLKKKVNWLCTSPSDSENLVVCDTSSVVKVYTIRCISAEP; encoded by the exons ATGGAACCAAGAAGATTGCGAGGCCACTCAGCTGCCGCCACTTCATGTATCGCTTCTCGCCTCCGCCCTGGAATTATAGCCACTGCCGGAGAG GATGGTTTCGTCTGCTGGTTTGATTTACGGTGCAAAGATGTGTTGTTTAAGATGGATGTAGCGAATGGAATTCCTGTTTCATCGTTATGTTTCAAACCAG GGAATGAAGATATCATCTATGTTTCTGCTGGCAATGAAGTCAAGTGTTTTGATCTGCATATG ACAGATTCATTGAAGCAACTTGAATGCTACAACTATAACAAGGATGAGATAAATCAG ATTGCTTTCCATTCAAAGTCGCCGTTCCTTGCTGCGGCAGATGATACTGGAGATGTGAAG ATCATTGACATCCAACAACACTGCATGTTCAAAACTCTAAGAGCTGGCCACAAGAGC ATTTGCAGCACTGTTCAGTTTCTTCCTTGGAAGAATTGGGAAG TCATATCTGGCGGTCTTGATTCGAAACTTGTGCTGTGGGACTTCTCCAAAGGACGACCGAATAAAATTATGGACATGG GCAATAAGGGTGATGCAGGACAGTGTCTAAACCCAGCTTTTATCCATGGTCTAGCAGTTCCTGAAGTAGACATGGTGGATAAAGTTGGAAAGATCTGTGCAGTGGCTAAGGGTGACGGTGTCGTCAGTATACTCAATATTGATACAGAGCTTATGGCCCcacttaaatccaa AATGGGCGGACACACTGCTGCTGTATCCTCCGT GACCTTTTCTACGTTTGGAGAGAAAGGGAAGTTTATCATTTCAGGTGGGAATGATAAGTCTATAAAGCTGTGGGATTGGTCAAAAGCTTACGAGGATGGTCTGGGTAACCATGGGAACCAACTTCTTCGCTTGAACATTAATCTGAAAAAAAAG GTCAATTGGCTCTGCACCAGTCCTTCTGATTCAGAAAACCTAGTTGTTTGCGACACATCCAGTGTAGTGAAGGTTTATACCATAAGGTGTATCAGTGCGGAGCCTTAG
- the LOC140964359 gene encoding shaggy-related protein kinase eta-like isoform X2 translates to MSAPVMGGNESVTGHIISTTIGGKNGEPKRTVSYMAERVVGTGSFGIVFQAKCLETGETVAIKKVLQDRRYKNRELQLMRTMDHPNIVSLKHCFYSTTIKNELFLNLVMEYVPESMFNVLKHYSNMNQRMPLIYVKLYTYQIFRGLAYMHSVAGVCHRDLKPQNVLVDPVTQQVKICDFGSAKALVAGEANIAYICSRFYRAPELIFGATEYSTSIDIWSAGCVLAELLLGQPLFPGENAVDQLVEIIKVLGTPTREEIRCMNPDYTDFRFPHIKAHPWHKVFQKRMPPEAIDLASRLLQYSPNLRCDALDACAHPFFDELREPNTRLPNGRPLPTLFNFKQELSSASPDLISKLIPDHVKRQMGLKFIVRGHDVR, encoded by the exons ATGTCTGCTCCTGTAATGGGTGGGAATGAATCCGTCACTGGCCACATAATTTCCACAACCATTGGTGGCAAGAATGGAGAACCTAAGCGG ACAGTTAGTTATATGGCAGAGCGAGTTGTGGGGACAGGTTCATTTGGAATTGTATTTCAG GCAAAATGCCTTGAAACTGGGGAGACTGTGGCTATAAAGAAGGTTCTACAAGACAGAAGATACAAGAACCGTGAATTACAGTTAATGAGGACAATGGATCATCCTAATATTGTTTCCCTGAAGCATTGTTTCTATTCAACCACTATTAAAAACGAGCTATTTCTCAATTTAGTTATGGAATATGTTCCGGAATCAATGTTCAATGTTCTAAAGCATTACAGTAACATGAATCAGAGAATGCCACTTATTTATGTGAAGCTTTACACCTACCAA ATTTTCAGAGGGTTGGCATATATGCATTCTGTTGCTGGAGTATGCCATAGAGACTTGAAGCCACAAAATGTTCTG GTTGATCCTGTAACGCAGCAAGTGAAAATATGCGATTTTGGAAGTGCAAAAGCATTA GTGGCAGGCGAGGCAAATATAGCATACATATGTTCACGATTTTACCGTGCTCCTGAGCTAATTTTTGGTGCAACTGAATACAGTACATCCATTGATATTTGGTCAGCAGGTTGTGTACTCGCTGAGCTTCTTCTGGGCCAA CCTTTGTTTCCCGGGGAGAATGCTGTGGATCAGCTTGTGGAGATAATCAAG GTTCTTGGAACTCCAACAAGGGAGGAAATTCGTTGTATGAATCCAGATTATACTGATTTTAGATTCCCACATATAAAGGCGCACCCTTGGCACAAG GTTTTTCAAAAACGAATGCCTCCAGAAGCAATAGACCTTGCCTCCAGGTTGCTGCAATACTCTCCAAATCTCCGTTGCGATGCA CTAGATGCATGTGCACATCCATTCTTTGACGAGCTTCGAGAACCCAACACTCGATTACCAAATGGTCGGCCCCTACCAACTTTGTTTAACTTCAAACAAGAG ctgtcTAGTGCTTCACCCGATCTCATTAGCAAGCTGATACCCGACCATGTGAAAAGACAAATGGGTTTGAAGTTCATCGTACGAGGGCACGATGTGAGATAG
- the LOC140965209 gene encoding uncharacterized protein — MSATVLYSNSLLCSPYFPILNGHKLGKPFFSFKEIADKLSVSSIRADGNKGEKPPQKNPFPGKANKGGGTGDNSQPVDNKKPVSPNKEEILAVFKRIQSSISKGESLNSKKSASKLDEDKPSAEAMLEALFQSRTPGKGKTIGKKGSKFPSPQKDSQKNEITSEDSSTLSLESPSLPLPPPSEFSRHPSTFVKKSPIPFVSSPRDTVEAKSETSLATDGNIEISKKFEGMNLTRLKEVAKSKGIKGYSKLKKSELVELLIRS, encoded by the exons atgagtgCAACTGTTTTGTACTCAAATTCTCTTCTTTGCTCACCATATTTTCCTATCTTGAACGGACACAAATTGGGAAAGCCCTTCTTTTCCTTCAAAG AAATAGCAGATAAACTTTCAGTTTCCAGCATACGAGCTGATGGAAACAAAGGAGAAAAGCCGCCTCAGAAGAATCCTTTCCCTGGAAAGGCCAATAAAGGAGGTGGAACAGGGGATAATTCGCAACCGGTTGACAATAAAAAGCCCGTGTCGCCTAACAAAGAAGAGATCCTAGCCGTTTTTAAGAGAATACAGTCCTCGATATCTAAAGGGGAGTCTCTGAACTCCAAGAAGAGCGCTTCAAAGTTAGATGAAGACAAGCCCTCTGCTGAAGCAATGTTGGAGGCTCTTTTCCAATCAAGGACTCCAGGGAAAG gGAAAACAATAGGCAAGAAAGGGAGTAAATTTCCATCTCCCCAAAAAGATTCACAAAAGAACGAAATAACATCTGAAGATTCATCAACATTGAGCTTGGAATCACCTTCATTGCCGCTGCCGCCACCTTCAGAATTCTCTAGGCACCCATCAACTTTCGTGAAAAAGTCCCCGATACCATTTGTATCAAGCCCAAGAGACACAGTTGAAGCTAAAAGTGAAACTTCGCTAGCAACAGATGGAAACATTGAGATATCCAAGAAATTCGAGGGAATGAATCTTACTCGATTGAAAGAAGTAGCAAAATCTAAAGGAATCAAGGGTTACTCAAAACTCAAGAAAAGTGAACTTGTTGAGCTCCTAATCAGATCATag